The Cyprinus carpio isolate SPL01 chromosome B22, ASM1834038v1, whole genome shotgun sequence genome contains the following window.
tcctctggcttttagccacaactgaaacggtctcatgtgcaacagccccaaaggaatcaccgtggatgctgaagccatgaaacctaacatcttttgatactgacgaacagtgcgatcctggcctagcctgaccttgctcatggtctgctgaatggtctcgatccgagcgggagacagttgtgcccgtatcgtgatcgaatcccaaacgatcccgagataagtcgttctctgagtcggacagagaacactcttctcggtgttgagtctcaaccccagagaaactagatgagctaacacgatgtccctgtgttgtagcgccatctctcgcgattgcgctagtatcagccaatcgtcgatataattcaaaatgcgaatgccctggagtcgtaatggagccagcgctgcatccatgcattttgtgtacgtgcggggtgataaggctaggccgaaaggaagaacccgaaactggtatgcttcgcccccgaaagcgaacctcaggaatttcctgtgttgtggcaaaatctctatatgaaaatatgcgtccttcagatcgatcgtgataaaccaatcgcgatgccgaatttgcgacacgaccgtcttgacggttaacatcttgaacttgagtgctctgattgtacggtttaagcctcgaagatccaagattggacgcactcccccaccctttttgggaactaggaagtatctgctgtaatagcccgactctctctgtggaagaggaacatgttctatggcctctttgcccagaagagtttgtagctcttgagacagtacctgcatcagcttcggtttcacggaagtggaaaccacgccgttgaaacgtggaggatgacgaataaattggatcctgtatcctacccgtactgtgctcaatacccatgcagaaatgcctggcagaagtttccacgctgccagactctctgagagtggtaccaatttcaatacttccttttgaggggatgttagatgttccgtgtccagaATGATGGCAGGAAGTACTGGAACATCTAAAatctcgctggaaacccccgCCCCCCGAGACACcagaagcggcggggatggaggggttttgtgagggtaacggggcggggcgaaaagctctcgagcgcgccccaccccgtgagggactacccccaccagcacgggtgccatggcgtcaggacttcttcttcctattaataaaagtcctgaggtccggcttgggaggttgctgagcacggcgaacctgtccccaatccctacaagggggagcacggtctgccacgctctgctttttaacctccctggtttttgaaggaccggggcgaggctgggtggctgatggcccctccccttgagtgcggcgaggaagaaactgaacgaacgctttttaatgtttctttacttccctaaacctgtcgacgaccgaattaactgaatcgccaaacaggccagatggagagataggggagtctaaaagaaacaaacgttccttctccttaatgcccgtcaaattaagccacagatgcctctccgtgctgactaaagctgacatcgaccggccaatggcacgagccgtctgcttggtcgcccggagagacaaatctgtggcccgacgaagctcagcgaatgcttcctcgtcgattgtactgcccacactcaagtccttcaataggtcagcctggtatgcctgtaacactggccatagtgtgcagcgcagcaccagcctgacctgcagcttgataagctttacccactagcgatgatgtaattctacaaggtttagtggggagagtaggtttcttcaccgaggatgcagattcaggtgagagatagctcgcaagcgactcttcaacccgaggcatctccgaataTCCCCGCGattttgcatccacgatagttgaataagtcaacgtcgagggcacaaagatgcggaAAGTATAcggtttgctccatgacttcgacagttcatcatggaggtcctcgaaaaaggggagagactgatgttgcggtctctctctcctaccacccgacagaaacctatcctccagcttactacgattgggggtctcttggtcgcgtggccagtcaagctgcagcctgtccaccgcgcgagtaaccacctcgagcagctcctcgaccgatttcctctcgcgagaggagcgttcagaggcctgctcatcgcccgaagactcaagagatatatcatcctcctcgtgaatcgaagaagcaccggagcgcgcttcgagatcacgagagaggatgcgtggatctggtgacactgcaagcgaaagggacgggcccgtcgctcgctcgtcacgcagacccgcacgagagccctccgacgaaaaggtgggtgcggtctgaaaatagttcagacgagcacgaagcatcttcactgagaacagttcacaatgctcgcactcgcccgtctctaaagccagaaccgcgtgctcttcccccaaacaaacaaaacagtaatcatgcgtatccagctcatacataggacgagagcatggaggaacacaacacttactgtttcgttgggtcatcgtacgaagatctgtagtagacaaaaagaatcttcctgacgcacacatgcacagaatgatctgaagacaaaagacctgtggcttatctatttatagccccgtgttgcgggcgcgctcagatgacgtcatcaaccgaggctatattaccgccgggtcaattctatcgacgtgttacacacattattcacagctggtcacgaacaagacgtttcccaatacGCTAAGCAGCGCACCAAAAACGAAAAATTtagaaaagaaacacaaatgtatcaattgtgagaaataaaaaagttacaatttgAGACTAGAAAAGCATCACACGACTGCAAATGTGTTTGTAAGGAAGGTTGGGAATTATTAACTAATTTCTGTATCCAATACTGCTGCCACGTCATTTGACAAAAGAATGAATGTCTCAGACCTGAAGACTCGagaagtgaactaatcatttatcCTTCCGGCACAGACAGCATAGCGTCTGTCATGAGATGAACAAACGACTCGAACCCAAACAGGTGAACTAAACTAATAATTCCTGTCTCCTGTAAAGAACCAGTAGGATGTTGTGCATGCGTGGTCAACATAAAATTAACGAATCCCTAGTCGTTCAAGTCATTTTAAAGATTAGTTCAATTGAAAGAATCGTTCATGAACAACACATCACTAGTGTGAATGACAAACTAACAGGCTAACGGAATGCTAATGCACAGTGCTAgctgtttacattaaaaaacgAATGATGTAAAATTAGTTTGTTAGATAATATCAGAAGTATGATGATAATTAAATGacagagtgatagtaagatagcttacaaacagaaaaacaatcgCAAACCACTCAACTGCACAGCAGACAGCTAGTAAGTAACCTTCCATGTGTCCTTCCTCAAACAGTATGTGCTGAAAAGTTGAATTgtcaaaaaatttaacatttctaCCTTCCCCATCATGTCAGCCATTACGATTCCTTTTTTTTCAAGGTCAAAGATTTGTGTGGATCCCTGTGCAAGATATACATTAATGATGGCATTGCACTGGGTTTTATTTTACTACTAACTGATTAAcaggtttgtttttctttgaatctgtgtttttgtgtttcttgcTTTAGCATGCTTAAAATAGTTAAAGCATGTCTTAAAATAGTTCTCAGGCCATTTTTACTTGACATGCACTTTGAGACTCAAGATAGTGGCAATACCTCATTTATGCTTGAATTAAAAGAGAGAAAGTAGCACTGATAAGAAGGAAATTGATTACATGGATGAGAGTTCTGTATGAACAGCTGATTCAGGTGATACTATTTTCTAAGACATAGTTCTATAATTCCACAAACTATTTAGACTAGTATTCACTTGTTTAGCTTGTGTAGGTAAATGCCTTAATATTTAGTATCTGAGAGTCTTATGTAGTGTCAGGTTAGGTAGTATTTCACAGTATGTGTCGCTTGTATTATTTTTAGTGctcttaaaatattataacaatatgtCATTGAAAAACCCGTTGTTGTGTGTTCCCTCAATATCTATAGTGGTTACAACAGAAGTAGACAACAGTAGAAAATATAGTGcaccagctgataaaaacatagtCATTAGACAAATTTTCAGAATGCTTGTTCACATTTATTGAAAATGAGGCATTATTTTACAGCAGCTTCAAAAAGTGTTGTATTAGGTACTACTGAGCTAAGAAGTGGGTTTAAGCACACTGTTCACTGCAGCGACAGGCCACATGAGCATCTGTAGTCTCTCTCAAGTCTACACTCTTTTCATAGATTCCATCAAGCATGTTGAGGTTAGAGACTgtaacacagaataaaaaaatgcatatgttgTTTAGAaaccaaaattatatattttcccACTTAGCCTATGTTAATCATTTAACTTTTTAAGATGTAAAATCTGCTTTGTAAAGCAAAACCAGGTGACAATCACTGGACCAGAGTCATGTCAGCCTTAACTTACGTGTGGAAAGGCAGTGGTATCCAATAGTGACAGGAGTGGTTCTGATTGGTGCACAGCCTGGCAGACAGCGCAGCACAGGCTCAACAGAGTAGCATTTAGATTCCTGGCCATTCAATATCACCTGCTTCTCCAGCTTCACAGATTCAAGTTTCATGCGGCATTCTGATAGAGgaaataaatttctttttaaaaatgtctttaaaacataTGATGATTTTTTGTAATTCACAGTGTCAGACAAATCTTACGGCTGGCATCACGGCAGCTTTCAGCAGGAAGCACCCATGAGTGGGCAAAGCTGACTGAACTCTTGGTCAGGTATCCACTGGGTGTGGTGTACTCCTGTCTGATCTCTCCATCAGCCTTTCCACAGAGTCCACAAGTCCGTCCTTTCATCCAGTCTGCAACTTGGATCTATAAATGAAAAATTGCATAATCAAACTCTGGATGATGGGTTTTTGTTGCAGAAACACAGTAGCTGATAAATGCTTATTAACTTGCAGTCACCTTCCAATGACCACTGGCAAAGTAGACTTCCTGAAGCCCATGACCAGAAGCATAAAGTGACAAACCATCAGCCTTCTCCCGGATCTGGATGGAGCCTAAACAAGAAggcaatttaatttacattagcTGAACATGTTATGTGAAGTTATTCAAAGAGACCACATGGACCTTAGAACATACCTGAGGGATGCTGGTAGGGAAGGCTGCTGATGGGCACTtccatttcattaattttaacttTTGCATGGGTGCCCAAAGCATACAGGTCGACATTGCTGTTAAAGACAGGTGATTGACTCAGTGCAGTGGTAATGAAATGATAACCACAGTAAGCAAACCTGCATATTATATGGATACCAGTTCACAAGAGAGAGAACTTACATGTCAGCAAGTTTAATGTTCAGGTGGTTTTTTTCAGACTCCTGATCCTTCTTCAAGAGAACAACGAATTTCAGCTCAGGTGTGCAGTCCTGAGCCAAGACTTGGTAGCAAGAAATGGGCATTTCGTTCTTGTACCTCCTGTTGTTGAACGTAGTGATTGTGTCCTGCATCATGCTGCATTGTGCTAAAGAAAAGGAAATCAAAAACAAGTGTGGCTATGTGTGGTTTCAGAATATATTTATGTCATGTAAGTCATGTTATATATTTGTACCTGTGGTGTAATCATAGATATAGTTCTGGACTCTGAACAGAATGTCTTGATCAATATGAACAGAAAGAGTTCCATCAGGATTGATGGGTATAGTGACAGGGAGAGGAATAGCCATCCTTGACAGTGTCATCTAGAACAGCAgaaaatttttacagtatttacagtactttttcttattttatctcTGAGTGAGTCCTAGTTTAAATATTACTGGCCACTCACCTCTGGAACCCTTACTATGACATTCAGAGACCTTTTACTGGGCAAGGCCACAGTCAGTTCAATCTCTTTCTCACTGTTTTTGGCTCTTTCAAACCTGAACCCTGTCTGTAATGCTGCCATAGGAATATGCTTAGACAGCCTGTTTAAAAAGTGATACATAAGGTTGGGGGGTCGGGGTTGGgggtatttaaaacaaaacatttatgcaGTTACCACACAATAGTTTTTGATCATTGTGTTTACTTTTTGGCATAGTTGGTGATTAAAATTGGAAGCATCTCCCATTCCAACTCTAGACGGACAGCAGGGAATTCTCCAAGGATCCCAGCTTCAGCTTTAGTAATGACTGCATATTGTTGACACTCTGTACCCCAGGCAACCTtggtctgaaaataaaaatgtatgtacactTTGGACCAGCAGATCATCAAGGACAGAATTACACTTTTTTAGGAATTTCAGCCACATGAGCTCTGATCTTACAGTGACTTTGTGCTTGCTCAGCAGGACACCATCAGCACACAACTTCCAGTTGTCATTTTCAGCGATGGAAGAAACAATGAGCTGCACCCTTGCAGTTGGTTTGTCAAAGAAAGCTGCAAGCTGGTAACCCAACAACTTGTGATCTACTCTAACAGCACGGGCAATGATAGCAAAAACAGGTGGAACAGCATTCCCAAGATATTTAGCCTGAAAGAACGAACAAGCATTTAAACTTCATTCAAGAAAGCTTGAAATTATTTTGTAGATTTTGTTATGGACAAAACAAATCACAGAAATTGATTCACCTGTTTCTGGATACGCTCAAAACTAGATGCAGTGCTTCCACTGCTAACTGCCTTTGAGGATCCATGGTGTACCATGTACTGCAAAGTTTTTGTATAATGTTAACTGAACTAGAAGGAACTCAGTCTCTCCAAATAAAGATACACAAACATgttatttttgaaaagtaatgagtaaaaagtattatttagtaATTGCCTGATCTTTGTGGAATTTCTTGAAGGGGTGCATGGTATTGGCAGCCTAAAATCCCATAAGAAAACagtgagaaatatttttttttaaatgttgagagATTGATGAGAAAAAATGTTAGCTACCAAGCAAGATCCCTTGTCCTCACCTTAGTCACACGAGAGCTGGACATGGAAGAACCtgaactgctgctgctgctgctgctgttgctgttgctTTCAGAAGAGACGGGCCTGTTTTTATCTTCAGTCTCCAGGATTTCCCTCAATTTCAACAAGAAGGCCTTTCCTTCTGGAGTCTCCTCATCAATGAGACTGATTTGCTTAAGGAGCCTCTCGGCAGCTCTAGGACCAACTTGGACTTCAAGCTCCAGTCTTTCAACAGCAGGACCTTCCGCTACAGCCAAAACAACAGACccttaattatcattttatttgaaaatcctTGAGTTTcatgaatgtaatattttctgtaaGTATACCTCTTGACACTGTAGCACGGGCTGAGTGTTGTCCAATTATGTAGTACAGAGGATCATTTCTGATAAAAGCAGCATTGTGAGAGTGCACCTCCACACATCCCTTGATTCCAATATATGGGACAGCAAGGCAGAGAGTCTTGTCAAATGGAGCAGGAGCTCTCAAAGGAGCATCATGTGGCATCTCAGGATCAAGGATCTCAGaggactaaaaaaaaattagttaagcATTGTTACATCAAAAGAAGTCTTTGCTTACTTCCACATGCACTATACATGTGTGGCTTACCGATCCAGCAAGATGTGTCTGACGGTTTTGCAGTGACAACTCCGGTACCAATGGAACAATCCTCTCAGCAGTAGGATCTTCGATATTTCTGGCCACAGCAAGAGTCTCAAAGCTatcaaaacaagaaaatattggagaaaacttaatttttagaGATATCCAATATTCATTGCTGCTATGCTATCATGACTGAGATCTTGTTACCTCACAGCAGCAATATGTTCAGGGACCTCAACAGGCAGAGCCTCCACCTTGTAGTTGCCCTTGAGAATGTCTGCTCTTGCAGCCACTTTTCCAGGTGCAATTGTACGGATCTTTCCTCTCGCCATAACAGCAGCTTGGATCAAGGCAGTGTTCACTCCCATCACAGCAAAGGTCTGGAGAGCAATACTGAAATAAGAATAAGAGAGgttatgtttttgaaaaccatgtttgcatacggtatttaatgcatttgtaaaagtgTACCTTGGTCTAGCTTCAGCTTGGAGTTGAACATCAGTCTTCTTCAGCTGCTCAAGAGTCATGGTCTCAATCTCCTCCGGGAGAGGTGGTGTAATGGTGGCCTGAACTAGAAGGATAAACAGAACAATATTAAATGAAGAAGTGACTCCCTCATTTCCAAGGAAAAATTCTAAGAGAAAAAAATCTCACTATTGATGgatgcagcagcaacagcagcagtgtACAAACTGAGCTCCATGGGCAAACCAACTGCTGTTGGCAAGATACGACGCACTTCAGCTGCAAGCAGGGGTTTGGCATACTGCAAGGCAGTTCCTTCCTGCAAAGCTTTAAGAGCCGCCTTCAACAATTCATGTGATTTGGGTCCAGTGGCAAGCTGGGGATAGTGTTaataaaaaaggcacaaaatcaaTCTAAAAGAATTTAAGAATCTAACATCTGAAGTAATAAGTCAGGGTGAGATTGAACTTAGAGTTATTCTCATAAAAGAGGATACATGAACTTGAACACAGTACCGATATTGCTTGTTCAATGATGGCCCTGTCAATTCTGGCAAAAGCCACCTCCTGTCCAAACAGTTTGACATAGGCTGAAGCCAGTGGCTGACTGGTTGGGAGAGCCTTCCAATTTATGAGCTAAAGGAATATACAGAAATCATGggtttatttttaatgccatGTCTTAAATTCATTAGCAAACAATAACATACAAATAACTTACTGCTCTCAGGGTGCGCTTAATCTTTGTGATACGGTCAACACTTTCATCTGCAGCAGGAGATTTCAGAAGAGCCTCCTGGATTCCTTCAGTTCTCACACCAATCTGTTTCAAAGTAGCAAGTGAGAGAAGACTATCAAAAGATTGTGAAACAATAAATTAGATTTCAATAAAAAGATCTATAAAATTGGTGAAAATCAAGAAAgtaatgatattatttatttattatttattttggcagtCCACCTCAAGAACATCAGCAGCAGCTCCAGCCAGATAAGCACGTGCTTTAGCTACAACAGCTCTGGGCAGGATGGTGGCAGCATCATTGATCATGTAGGCACTGCCAGCAGCTCCAATCATAAGAGGAGCTGCACAGAGACATAGGTAAGAATACCATTGATGGGTAGCTATTTTATGAAAAGCCCCAAGCATACCCTCTTATGAAGAgatacattacaaatgtcttgGTTTTCAAGACTTACATTGATAGATGTCAAACTTAAGAGCTCTGCTGAAACGGAAACTAAGCCTGTCCAGCTTGTGACTCAAAAGCTTGATAGCAACATGAGCTGCACCAGCACTAAAATGGATAAACAGCTTAAGATCAGTTTCTGATCATGTGAAGAGATGAGATAAAACATACAGATAATTATACTTACACAGCTGCCATATCAGGAGCAGTGATTCTGGTCAATGACTTGATGTGGGAATAGGTAAAGCTTGCAACCTGCATGTTAGTTTCAGTCTTTAAAGAACCAGCAAGACTTGACATGAGAGCCACTGAGGGCTTGGTTTCAAACAACACAATACAAGCAACCATGCGCACTTCTGGGTGGAGAGCTCTATCCAAAACAAGCTGCAGGGCCACTGGCTGAACCTGTGGCAAGAATCAAGATCAGCttatttttggaagaaaatgtgcataaacatattttaatcattCCTTTGATGTTGGCCATTTACCAGTTTGGGTTCTTTCTTGGCAATGTTCCTCAGGGCCAAGATGGCATCAACCTGGACTCTAAGGGGCAGAGATGTAGCTGCAGTTCTCAGTCCAGGCAGGAGCTTCATGATGGGTTTAAGACTAGCAGGGTGACCAGCATTGCCCAGAACTTTAAGAGCCAAAGTGATTTCATGAATATCATTCTTAGAAGTTGCCTCTGCAGCAATCTCATGGATGGGCTGTGGAAtgtaatacacatacagtacaattaGAAAACAGCAAATGGCAAATCCCTATCAGATATTTAAGGCTTGAATTGTTTACCCTGAGGAGCTCAGCAGAGCAAGTGGGAACTGCAACACAGTGCCTGGCAATCATGGAACCATATCCAAGCATTACAACTTCACGCAGAGCTGGGATTTTGGCGATTTTCTCATGCATAGCCAAACTCTGTTCAAAAggatatgagaatgatttctttGGTTTAGCAACATACATAAAACAGAccttttgtataattatatatacccACAGCAGTCAACTGGATGGTGTCCAAATCAGCAGTGATCATTTGCAGAGCAACCACAAGAGCCTGAATGAACTCTGGAAGGGTAAGTTCACCAGCCAGGAACTTCTCCTTGATGAATTTTACAATGACTGGTGTGCCAACAGCAGGAAGAGCATCTAGAATCCAGCGCCTACCAGAGTCATTGTTTAATGGACAACATTTTTAAGGATTCTCTTTAACTAAAATTTGCtaacattttccacaaaattctACCTGTAAGCTGGTTCATTCTTAAACTGAGTCCAGATAGCCTCAATATTCTCCAGGGTGGAAACACGCAGGAGCTGGATGAGCTGAACAAACTTAAGTGGAGCGTCGTCATGGACCATGGCCACATTGTTCACAACCAAGTGCTTCAGCACCTCCACAATCTAGAAAAAGGCAATGGTCAGGCATCAGTTCTTGACAGTTCAGTGTGGATGGATTTTCTTACAATCAAAAGCTTTGATGCATTACAGGTAAATTAATCTACATCTTTACCTGCACTGGTGCATTGCTGATCTTTATGAGTTGTATGGGGGTCTGAAGAATCTCAGTTGCAAACTCATATTGCAGGGATCCACGAGCCAAGTAATCATCTTTGTTTGGAACAACAGGGGTCTTTTCAATCTCAACAAAAGCCAACCTTtgtctgtaacacacacacacaattgtttcTGTACATtacccatttttttaaataatgaaatgtgttagaaatattgctgcttcatatttctaaGTCTCACAGCTTATTAAACATACTTTGCTTCCATCATTGCTGCACCATGGATCTCATTGAAGGGTGAGAACTGATGCACTTCCTCAACTGTAGCCTCAGTGATCAGTGCACCAGTGGAAGACGGTTTCATGATGTAGTTGTAAGTTGCCATTTCAATCAGACTCTTGACCCTCTGTTAAGAGACCGGTAAGTATAAATTTTTTAACTCTAGATAATGATTTATTGATAATCTTTTAGAAGTGCAAGATAATTCATAAATTTTTTGGTCCATGTTCTCAGAAAAGAAAtacattaaatctttttttctttacctttGTGCATTCAGAACACCTCTCAGTGTATGCCAAGCCAATGTCCTTCATGATTCTCTCCTGGCAGTGGCTCAGATCCTTAGACTTGGTGACAGTAATGTGGTTTGACTTTGGATCCTCATTTATGACATAGTGTGTCCTGCACACTCCCTGAGCTCCAGCCTTGGTTGACAAGACAAGAAAT
Protein-coding sequences here:
- the LOC109046983 gene encoding vitellogenin isoform X1 produces the protein MRAVVLALTLAFVASQQINLVPEFALDKTYVYNYEALLLGGLPQEGLARAGIKVNSKVHLSAVTENTFLMKLMDPLIYEYAGIWPKDPFVPATKLTSALAAQLQIPIKFEYTNGVVGKVFAPAGVSPTVLNLHRGILNILQLNLKKTQNIYELQEAGAQGVCRTHYVINEDPKSNHITVTKSKDLSHCQERIMKDIGLAYTERCSECTKRVKSLIEMATYNYIMKPSSTGALITEATVEEVHQFSPFNEIHGAAMMEAKQRLAFVEIEKTPVVPNKDDYLARGSLQYEFATEILQTPIQLIKISNAPVQIVEVLKHLVVNNVAMVHDDAPLKFVQLIQLLRVSTLENIEAIWTQFKNEPAYRRWILDALPAVGTPVIVKFIKEKFLAGELTLPEFIQALVVALQMITADLDTIQLTASLAMHEKIAKIPALREVVMLGYGSMIARHCVAVPTCSAELLRPIHEIAAEATSKNDIHEITLALKVLGNAGHPASLKPIMKLLPGLRTAATSLPLRVQVDAILALRNIAKKEPKLVQPVALQLVLDRALHPEVRMVACIVLFETKPSVALMSSLAGSLKTETNMQVASFTYSHIKSLTRITAPDMAAVAGAAHVAIKLLSHKLDRLSFRFSRALKFDIYQSPLMIGAAGSAYMINDAATILPRAVVAKARAYLAGAAADVLEIGVRTEGIQEALLKSPAADESVDRITKIKRTLRALINWKALPTSQPLASAYVKLFGQEVAFARIDRAIIEQAISLATGPKSHELLKAALKALQEGTALQYAKPLLAAEVRRILPTAVGLPMELSLYTAAVAAASINIQATITPPLPEEIETMTLEQLKKTDVQLQAEARPSIALQTFAVMGVNTALIQAAVMARGKIRTIAPGKVAARADILKGNYKVEALPVEVPEHIAAVSFETLAVARNIEDPTAERIVPLVPELSLQNRQTHLAGSSSEILDPEMPHDAPLRAPAPFDKTLCLAVPYIGIKGCVEVHSHNAAFIRNDPLYYIIGQHSARATVSRAEGPAVERLELEVQVGPRAAERLLKQISLIDEETPEGKAFLLKLREILETEDKNRPVSSESNSNSSSSSSSSGSSMSSSRVTKAANTMHPFKKFHKDQYMVHHGSSKAVSSGSTASSFERIQKQAKYLGNAVPPVFAIIARAVRVDHKLLGYQLAAFFDKPTARVQLIVSSIAENDNWKLCADGVLLSKHKVTTKVAWGTECQQYAVITKAEAGILGEFPAVRLELEWEMLPILITNYAKKLSKHIPMAALQTGFRFERAKNSEKEIELTVALPSKRSLNVIVRVPEMTLSRMAIPLPVTIPINPDGTLSVHIDQDILFRVQNYIYDYTTAQCSMMQDTITTFNNRRYKNEMPISCYQVLAQDCTPELKFVVLLKKDQESEKNHLNIKLADINVDLYALGTHAKVKINEMEVPISSLPYQHPSGSIQIREKADGLSLYASGHGLQEVYFASGHWKIQVADWMKGRTCGLCGKADGEIRQEYTTPSGYLTKSSVSFAHSWVLPAESCRDASQCRMKLESVKLEKQVILNGQESKCYSVEPVLRCLPGCAPIRTTPVTIGYHCLSTLSNLNMLDGIYEKSVDLRETTDAHVACRCSEQCA
- the LOC109046983 gene encoding vitellogenin isoform X2, encoding MRAVVLALTLAFVASQQINLEFALDKTYVYNYEALLLGGLPQEGLARAGIKVNSKVHLSAVTENTFLMKLMDPLIYEYAGIWPKDPFVPATKLTSALAAQLQIPIKFEYTNGVVGKVFAPAGVSPTVLNLHRGILNILQLNLKKTQNIYELQEAGAQGVCRTHYVINEDPKSNHITVTKSKDLSHCQERIMKDIGLAYTERCSECTKRVKSLIEMATYNYIMKPSSTGALITEATVEEVHQFSPFNEIHGAAMMEAKQRLAFVEIEKTPVVPNKDDYLARGSLQYEFATEILQTPIQLIKISNAPVQIVEVLKHLVVNNVAMVHDDAPLKFVQLIQLLRVSTLENIEAIWTQFKNEPAYRRWILDALPAVGTPVIVKFIKEKFLAGELTLPEFIQALVVALQMITADLDTIQLTASLAMHEKIAKIPALREVVMLGYGSMIARHCVAVPTCSAELLRPIHEIAAEATSKNDIHEITLALKVLGNAGHPASLKPIMKLLPGLRTAATSLPLRVQVDAILALRNIAKKEPKLVQPVALQLVLDRALHPEVRMVACIVLFETKPSVALMSSLAGSLKTETNMQVASFTYSHIKSLTRITAPDMAAVAGAAHVAIKLLSHKLDRLSFRFSRALKFDIYQSPLMIGAAGSAYMINDAATILPRAVVAKARAYLAGAAADVLEIGVRTEGIQEALLKSPAADESVDRITKIKRTLRALINWKALPTSQPLASAYVKLFGQEVAFARIDRAIIEQAISLATGPKSHELLKAALKALQEGTALQYAKPLLAAEVRRILPTAVGLPMELSLYTAAVAAASINIQATITPPLPEEIETMTLEQLKKTDVQLQAEARPSIALQTFAVMGVNTALIQAAVMARGKIRTIAPGKVAARADILKGNYKVEALPVEVPEHIAAVSFETLAVARNIEDPTAERIVPLVPELSLQNRQTHLAGSSSEILDPEMPHDAPLRAPAPFDKTLCLAVPYIGIKGCVEVHSHNAAFIRNDPLYYIIGQHSARATVSRAEGPAVERLELEVQVGPRAAERLLKQISLIDEETPEGKAFLLKLREILETEDKNRPVSSESNSNSSSSSSSSGSSMSSSRVTKAANTMHPFKKFHKDQYMVHHGSSKAVSSGSTASSFERIQKQAKYLGNAVPPVFAIIARAVRVDHKLLGYQLAAFFDKPTARVQLIVSSIAENDNWKLCADGVLLSKHKVTTKVAWGTECQQYAVITKAEAGILGEFPAVRLELEWEMLPILITNYAKKLSKHIPMAALQTGFRFERAKNSEKEIELTVALPSKRSLNVIVRVPEMTLSRMAIPLPVTIPINPDGTLSVHIDQDILFRVQNYIYDYTTAQCSMMQDTITTFNNRRYKNEMPISCYQVLAQDCTPELKFVVLLKKDQESEKNHLNIKLADINVDLYALGTHAKVKINEMEVPISSLPYQHPSGSIQIREKADGLSLYASGHGLQEVYFASGHWKIQVADWMKGRTCGLCGKADGEIRQEYTTPSGYLTKSSVSFAHSWVLPAESCRDASQCRMKLESVKLEKQVILNGQESKCYSVEPVLRCLPGCAPIRTTPVTIGYHCLSTLSNLNMLDGIYEKSVDLRETTDAHVACRCSEQCA